In Pseudoalteromonas sp. NC201, a single window of DNA contains:
- the trxB gene encoding thioredoxin-disulfide reductase produces MSDAKHCKLLILGSGPAGYTAAVYAARANLNPVLITGMQQGGQLTTTTEVENWPGDAHGLTGPALMDRMKEHAERFETEIIFDHINKVDVTKRPFTLTGDQGTYTCDALIIATGASAKYLGLESETAFQGRGVSACATCDGFFYRGQKVAVVGGGNTAVEEALYLSNIAEEVHVIHRRDSFRSEKILADRLMDKAANGNVVLHLNRTLDEVLGDDMGVTGIRIKDADSEATEQLDLAGVFIAIGHKPNTDMFEGQLEMKDGYLVVQSGLNGNATQTSVEGVFAAGDVSDHIYRQAITSAGTGCMAALDAERFLDSQK; encoded by the coding sequence ATGAGCGATGCAAAACACTGCAAACTGTTGATTTTAGGTTCGGGTCCTGCGGGTTACACTGCCGCGGTATACGCAGCACGGGCAAATTTAAACCCAGTATTAATCACAGGTATGCAGCAAGGTGGTCAGCTGACTACAACTACTGAAGTCGAGAACTGGCCTGGTGATGCACATGGTTTAACGGGTCCAGCTCTTATGGACCGTATGAAAGAGCATGCAGAGCGCTTTGAAACTGAAATCATTTTCGATCACATCAACAAAGTTGACGTGACGAAGCGCCCTTTCACACTCACTGGCGATCAAGGCACTTATACTTGTGATGCGTTAATCATCGCAACAGGTGCATCTGCTAAATACCTTGGTCTTGAGTCTGAAACAGCGTTCCAAGGCCGTGGCGTATCTGCTTGTGCAACTTGTGATGGATTCTTCTATCGTGGTCAAAAGGTTGCGGTTGTTGGTGGTGGTAATACCGCGGTTGAAGAAGCACTTTACCTATCAAATATCGCTGAAGAAGTACATGTTATTCACCGCCGCGATTCTTTCCGTAGTGAGAAAATTCTTGCCGATCGCTTAATGGATAAAGCGGCGAATGGTAACGTAGTATTACACCTAAATCGCACACTAGATGAAGTGCTAGGTGATGATATGGGTGTTACTGGTATTCGTATCAAAGATGCTGATTCAGAAGCGACAGAGCAGCTTGATCTTGCTGGTGTTTTCATCGCGATTGGTCACAAACCAAACACAGATATGTTTGAGGGCCAGCTAGAGATGAAAGATGGTTATTTGGTAGTGCAATCAGGCCTCAATGGTAATGCAACACAGACTAGTGTTGAAGGTGTATTTGCAGCAGGTGATGTGTCTGACCACATTTACCGTCAAGCAATTACCTCAGCTGGTACAGGCTGTATGGCAGCACTAGATGCAGAGCGCTTCTTAGACAGCCAAAAATAA
- the aat gene encoding leucyl/phenylalanyl-tRNA--protein transferase — MIQQLFHLARDDFRFPPNHYALSEPDGLLAIGGGLQVKRLKNAYANGIFPWFNEGEPIMWWSPSERGILELQDFHCGKTLRKAQRKLSPTVTINTAFSQVIQACRNQRMAAEGTWITNAMLAAYQQAHIQGLAHSVEVWDKGNLVGGLYGIMQSGVFCGESMFHTLPNTSKMAMWALVNWLKAHQAHFIDCQLENPYLTSLGLKVVPRSEFLTRLRLADRFEIPSSMWQPQELKAIYE, encoded by the coding sequence ATGATCCAACAACTGTTCCATCTCGCCCGCGATGACTTTCGCTTTCCGCCAAATCACTATGCCTTGTCTGAACCAGATGGACTGCTTGCCATTGGCGGGGGTTTACAGGTAAAACGACTGAAAAACGCTTATGCCAATGGGATCTTTCCTTGGTTTAATGAAGGTGAGCCAATCATGTGGTGGAGCCCAAGCGAACGCGGGATCTTGGAGCTTCAAGATTTTCATTGTGGTAAAACGCTAAGGAAAGCCCAACGCAAACTCAGTCCGACCGTCACAATCAATACCGCCTTTTCACAAGTGATTCAAGCTTGTAGAAATCAACGAATGGCCGCTGAAGGAACTTGGATCACGAATGCGATGTTGGCTGCGTATCAGCAAGCGCACATTCAGGGATTAGCACATAGTGTGGAGGTATGGGATAAAGGCAACCTCGTTGGCGGGCTCTATGGCATCATGCAGTCCGGTGTATTTTGTGGTGAATCTATGTTCCACACCTTACCTAATACGTCCAAAATGGCGATGTGGGCACTGGTTAATTGGCTCAAAGCCCATCAAGCACATTTTATTGATTGCCAACTCGAAAATCCTTATTTAACAAGTTTGGGATTAAAAGTTGTACCAAGGAGCGAGTTTTTGACTAGACTTAGATTGGCGGATCGATTTGAGATCCCATCATCAATGTGGCAGCCTCAGGAGTTGAAAGCTATCTATGAATGA
- a CDS encoding arginyltransferase — MNEHFPSKIGLSQQFSCSYLPEQKEQLLVILDPNCYSPDRFEQLLALGFRRSGDQIYRPHCPACSACQSVRVLTQEFKPSKSQKRKRNKLKQDYQLIISHQERPEYYPLYEKYISLRHSDGSMYPPNRLQYESFLFCRWMNIVFIELWHKDKLIAVAVTDSMPYSLSAIYTFFDPEYESLSIGTIMIMAQLEQAAKQNKPYLYLGYQIDECKKMRYKTQFIPAQKLVKDIWQDIDPAPPAIL, encoded by the coding sequence ATGAATGAACACTTTCCTTCTAAAATCGGACTGAGCCAACAATTTAGTTGTAGTTATTTACCTGAGCAGAAGGAACAGTTACTGGTCATTCTAGACCCAAATTGTTACAGCCCAGATAGATTTGAACAATTGTTAGCATTAGGGTTTCGCCGCAGTGGAGACCAGATTTATCGTCCGCACTGTCCCGCATGCTCAGCTTGTCAATCAGTAAGAGTATTAACTCAAGAATTTAAACCGAGTAAATCTCAAAAGCGCAAACGTAATAAATTAAAACAAGATTATCAGCTTATTATTAGCCATCAGGAGCGGCCTGAATACTATCCGTTATACGAGAAATATATCAGTCTACGCCACAGCGATGGCTCTATGTACCCGCCTAACCGTCTCCAGTACGAAAGCTTCTTATTTTGTCGTTGGATGAACATCGTCTTTATCGAGCTATGGCACAAAGATAAATTAATTGCAGTGGCGGTCACAGATTCAATGCCTTATTCATTATCTGCTATTTACACCTTTTTCGATCCTGAGTATGAATCACTAAGTATCGGTACTATCATGATCATGGCTCAATTAGAACAGGCGGCGAAACAGAATAAACCGTACTTGTACTTAGGTTATCAAATCGACGAATGTAAAAAAATGCGTTACAAAACCCAATTTATTCCAGCACAAAAGTTAGTTAAAGATATTTGGCAAGATATTGATCCCGCTCCCCCCGCAATCTTGTGA
- the infA gene encoding translation initiation factor IF-1 yields the protein MAKEDVIEMQGTVLDTLPNTMFRVELENGHVVVAHISGKMRKNYIRILTGDKVTVEMTPYDLSKGRIVFRAR from the coding sequence ATGGCGAAAGAAGACGTAATTGAAATGCAAGGCACGGTCCTTGACACGCTACCAAACACAATGTTCCGTGTTGAACTAGAAAATGGTCACGTGGTTGTTGCACATATTTCTGGAAAAATGCGCAAAAACTACATCCGTATTTTGACTGGTGACAAAGTTACTGTTGAAATGACGCCTTACGACCTATCAAAGGGACGTATTGTCTTCCGTGCTCGTTAA